In the Deinococcus apachensis DSM 19763 genome, one interval contains:
- a CDS encoding class I SAM-dependent methyltransferase — MTLRHRDTLLSRLSGVSWPFGLLLDTLELPPGADVLDIGAGDGRLLSLLRERGHRGRRVGMDPAPGPGLVAGTAEALPFPDASFDAVLLIRVLAHLANPMTALAEARRVLRPAGQLVVAAHGPDHLRETWRVLTGKEEAVRSSPQPDARHLRVPVIVSAAEAGILAKSYGLVVDGEGKGFPIHDCLHLVVEVN; from the coding sequence ATGACTCTCCGCCACCGGGACACGCTTCTCTCCCGCCTCTCCGGAGTGAGCTGGCCTTTTGGACTCCTGCTGGACACGCTTGAGCTGCCGCCTGGAGCCGATGTTCTCGACATTGGGGCAGGCGACGGCCGACTCCTCTCGCTGTTGCGGGAGCGGGGCCACCGGGGGCGACGCGTCGGGATGGACCCGGCACCAGGCCCGGGCCTTGTCGCAGGAACGGCGGAGGCTCTCCCCTTCCCGGATGCCTCGTTCGATGCCGTGCTGCTCATCCGGGTTCTCGCCCACTTGGCAAACCCGATGACGGCGCTGGCCGAGGCGCGGCGGGTCCTCCGGCCGGCCGGGCAACTCGTGGTGGCGGCGCACGGGCCGGACCACCTGCGGGAAACGTGGCGAGTGCTGACTGGGAAGGAGGAGGCGGTGCGGTCCAGCCCTCAGCCGGACGCCAGACACCTCCGCGTCCCCGTGATCGTCTCAGCGGCGGAAGCGGGCATCCTTGCGAAGAGTTACGGCTTGGTTGTAGACGGCGAGGGGAAGGGCTTTCCCATCCACGACTGCCTGCATCTCGTTGTCGAGGTCAACTAA
- a CDS encoding exodeoxyribonuclease III codes for MSAPSTLKVTTLNVNGLRSGLRKGLVDWAARTEPDVLLLQEVRSDPMPEALAHLGYAGVWFPAQKAGYSGVALLSRHPLEGVRVGMGHAEMDGEGRVLSAVVRGVRFASVYLPSGSSGPERQAFKDRVLGNYHTWTVATLAEGLPLVIGGDYNVAHHEVDLKNWRGNVKNSGFLPHEREWMTGHLASGLTDTHRAHLGERAEYTWWSSRGNAYANDVGWRIDYLLAAGVPVRDLRVDRDVRLSDHAPLTGTVDLSGLTSPNR; via the coding sequence GTGTCTGCCCCGTCCACCCTGAAGGTCACCACCCTGAATGTGAACGGCCTGCGGAGTGGGTTGCGTAAAGGCCTGGTGGACTGGGCCGCGCGCACGGAGCCCGACGTGCTGCTCCTTCAGGAGGTGCGGTCCGACCCCATGCCGGAAGCGCTGGCCCACCTGGGCTACGCGGGTGTGTGGTTCCCGGCCCAGAAGGCGGGCTACAGCGGGGTCGCGCTGCTCAGCCGTCATCCCTTGGAGGGCGTGCGGGTGGGCATGGGGCACGCGGAGATGGACGGCGAGGGCCGGGTGCTGAGCGCCGTGGTGCGGGGAGTGCGCTTTGCGAGCGTGTACCTTCCCAGCGGCTCCAGTGGCCCGGAGCGGCAGGCGTTCAAGGACCGCGTGCTGGGCAACTACCACACCTGGACGGTCGCCACGCTCGCCGAGGGCCTGCCGCTGGTGATCGGCGGCGACTACAACGTGGCGCACCACGAGGTGGATCTGAAGAACTGGCGCGGCAACGTGAAGAACAGTGGTTTCCTGCCCCACGAACGCGAGTGGATGACGGGTCACCTCGCCTCGGGCCTGACGGACACGCACCGCGCCCACCTGGGCGAGCGCGCCGAGTACACGTGGTGGAGTAGCCGCGGGAACGCCTACGCGAACGACGTGGGCTGGCGGATTGATTACCTGCTGGCGGCCGGAGTCCCGGTGAGAGACCTGCGGGTGGACCGGGACGTGCGCCTCAGCGATCATGCGCCGCTGACGGGGACAGTGGACCTGAGCGGACTGACCTCCCCCAACAGATGA